The DNA sequence TGAGGAAGCAAAAGTAGCTACTGCAACTGATATTGCACTCCGGTCAAAAGTTATTACAAACTTGATTGTACAACTTGCTTTTGAAAGAGAGCGCCTTCATAAGCAGGTCTTTACCATCTTATATCTTGTTAAAATTCAAGTTTGGTACTCTCAAGTGAGAAATGTATCTTCTTTTGCTGTTGTCATATGACTGAGCGactgattttattttatattttatatttattgttattcttttttcttttagtatgTAGGTTTTAGGTTAGAAATGCAAATCTCAACTTTATAATACTCAATAGGAATGAAAACGTTACATCTGAGTATCATCTGGTTACAGTGCAACAGAGGGGCCTTCTTATAGCTAGAGGATTACATAACAAATCATGATATGTGCATGCGTTTCCATAGTCATGTACATATATGTTTACATATCATCTGTTCACATTCGTCTCCATATGTAACCATGTAGCTGCCTTGGGGACTTGAGGTGACAGGCGGTGAGGTGGAAGCTTGTCACGGGTAGGTTAGGTGTTAGGTTTAAATCATCCCATGCTAGAAAGTTATCTACAAAGGTAATCTGAAAACCAGTCACcagatttttcttttcctttgctgatttgaaattttctgaaaCCTTTCTGTGGCAACAGTGAAGGTTATGCGTATGAAGGGTCAAAGTTGATATGCATGAAGGCTATGACAgtatttttgtttattattattattattattattttacaaATTGAGGATTAGGTGGAATATCAGTACAAAATCAATTCTGAAGTGTCTATTTTACTAAACATGGAAAGGTTCTACATTGCCTACTGTACTTTACTGTCATTGCATAGCTGCCAATGTAGGTTTGCTTTAAAATTGATAAATCTAGCTCAACAAAAAGATGCAGATTTTCAGTTGTAGCATATTGAAACTAAGCGAGGGCCAGTTAGTGTGCTTTAGTACAATATGTCTTTCCCAACTCTTAACATCTATCTTCTGGTGATTGAATGCGCAGATGACTGCTTTGACAATGGAGAACAAAACTCTGATTCTGAAGTTACAGATGAACAATAGTCCATCTGTGGTTATGCGCAATGATGATAGAGGAAATGGTGAAGACTTCATGCTCTCAAAGCACGATTTGGTTACTGGTACAACAGAAAGTAGGGAGGAAGCTCATGAGTTGTCTGCTTGCAATTCTAAGGTCTGTTCTATCACGAGCCTGACTTCTTCTAGTGTTAGCCATGCTTTCCTCTTTGATTATTAGTTTTATTATCTTGTATGTCATCTATATTTTTTCGGTGAATGAAGTATAATAAGGTTTAGGTGCCCTTCGATGTTATATACCATTATACCTCTATTTTGTTCTGATGTAGCATTATGCCTCATGCTTCAGATATGTCGTTTATGTCATGGCATCTAATTTCATTTTCTCTGCGCATTTTCTGCATGTTCTTTGGTCTGATGAGGTTTCTAGCTAGCTAAGACAACTACAATAGTCTCTAAAATTTGCGTGGTTATTTGTATTTTTCAGCTGGATAGGACTCAAAAAAATGCTTCTATGGGTGAGACTGAAGAGGGACCTGCTGATACTGTGAGGAGAGTTGATGCAGGAGTTCTGAACTTTAAGCATGTACTTATGGCAATGCTCATTGTACTGATTTCAGCTGCAGTTTATTTCTTTACTCAACAACACTGCCCATTTTGATGCTGCTGCAGGGGATTCCTATCATTGAGCTTTACAGTAGCTTCGTCGTCAACAAACCAGTGTAGAGTTATGCAGATcttgaaaaggaaaagagaaaaggaagagagtATTAGTCGTTGTCCCTATATTCCCTCAAGCATTACTATAGTTGTATCTTAAGATAAGAGTTGCATAAGAGATAGTAAAGTTGATGTCCTGATCTTCAGAGGGATCCTTCTTCTCTAGATGTCGATAGacatacccttttttttttttttttcaagttgaaaaataggaaaaccaaaaactagaagagaaaaaaatatcaatGAAAGGAATAGAAAGAATTCTTATTTTCTAAACCAAATTATGGAACGCAAATTGAATAGATGTAGCTAGCTTTAGTGTGATCTCGAGTGCTAGACTATTGCCACTTTCTGTCACGGGAAAATCTTCCTTTTCATATTCTTGCAAGTTTTTGAATAAGCACCAAGAAAAACAATATACTTCAAACTTGGAACCAATCCCATTATTGTTTTGCTTGTGGATTGCTTGCTATGCAAGGCATACGAAGCTGATGAAGGAAAGGTATCCTTAATACATGTTTGTATTTGTGTCTAAATTGTCTAAACGGTCACTGAAACAGGATCCGAAGTACACTTCTTCACCAGGCATTTTATTGGAAGTTATCCAATCTAGACCAGTATCCATCTCACCCATCTTGTATGTGTTAGTTACTCAATTATTGGTACGTAGGCAATATAATTGGAGTATATTAATCCATGTTGAAGTTCAAAACCAGTGTCAAACCCCACATTTTGTGGTGAAATCCCAGTCAATACTTCTCTGTTGCATTTGTTCCATTGGAATATGACTTTAGAAATCTATTCAAATTAAAGTTGTCTAACAAATGATCCAACCATTGCTCGAACCGATGACCTCTGAAATACAAGtcgcacaaaatcaacaaaatccaaGTAACCACATCTCTATCTGGCCTGTCATCATAACAAGATTGCAGGGTGGCCTTTTCTCTCATACATGTTTGTATTTGAATCTAATACGTCTACATAGTCACTAAAAGAGATCAACATCATCCGAAATACTTTTTCACCTAGAAAAATCAGGTAAAATTTGGTTattggaaattttaagtgaCAGTTTTGGCTGTGGTCGTTTATTATAACaaacttattttcttttgtcgtGTTTACATCAACTGATGTTTCGGTGATTCGTTAATATGGTCAAACAAACAAACGAAAGGAAAAGTATGAGCCAATCTTAGACAAGTATGGATCTCACTCATCTTATTTGTGCATGCTACTACCTTTCTAACTCGAATTTGTATGTGTTTCTCAATTATTGGTACGTAGGCAATTTAATTGGAGTATATGAATCCATGTTGAAGTTCGAAACCAGTATCAAACCCCATATTTTGCCGTAAAATCCCAGCAGATACTTCTATATTTCATTTGTTTCATTGAAATATGACTTCTGAAAGCAAACGAAACTCCGATGAGAGAGCCCCTTTGTTACGAAAGACTCAACATGGAGATGAAGATGAGGCCAGGAGTGAGAAGTATTCTGGAGCATCCTTCTATGGTTGTGTGTTCAATTTGACATGCACCATTGTCGGTTCCGGAATCATGAGCCTGCCTGCAACCCTCAAATTGTTGGGACTCATTCCGGGGGTCGTGTTGATCATCCTAGTATCATTCATAATCCAGGCATCGGTTGAGTTGTTGTTGAGGTTCAGCAAGGAAGGGTCTGCAGTTTCCTATGGTGATGTCATGGCTCATGCATATGGAAGGATTGGGAAGTCTGTACTTCAGATCACCATTGTTATTTACAGCACTGGTTCTCTCATTGTGTATATGATCATAATTGGTATAACCCCAATGCTTTTTGGTCTTTGTTAAAATTTGTTACTGCATTCCAAATCATAGTTTTGTATTGTATGTGTTAATGCTCATATGATATTTGTTTAACTTCCTCAACTAGAGGATGTGCTTTCTGGATCAACCAGCTTGCATGGAGTTCACCACACCGGCATTTTGGAAGGGTGGTTTGGAGAGCATTGGTGGACTGGCCGCGCCTTCGTTCTTGTTGCTGTAACTGTCATCATATTTTTTCCATTGATGTTCTTTGAGCGCATCGGTTGGTAAATGTTTCCTTGATGTTTCAATATACTAGTTAGTAATGACCCTAGCTTGTTTCTGCATAAGCTAGCCtcgtatatataatatattccTTCTATATTTGGTTGCAGATTCGGCAAGATATATATCTCTTATATCAGTTGGATTGGCTCTcgtgtttctttttgttgtggTTGGTGTCACAGTTTACAAATTAGTGGATGGAAGCATAGAGAGGCCAAAATGGTTTCCAAATGTGACAGATTCGACATCATTCTTTAAGATCTTCACTGCTGTCCCTGTGATTGTTTTTGCATACATTTGCCACTACAATGGTATTCAAGCATGTTGATCTTCTCTTTCCATACAAGTCCTTGAATGCTATTTAGCCTGTTCTGCCTCTTTACTTGGTTAATATTTTATAGGAGTTTTCTTGCAAAACATTCATGGATACACCAGAATTTGC is a window from the Rosa chinensis cultivar Old Blush chromosome 2, RchiOBHm-V2, whole genome shotgun sequence genome containing:
- the LOC112185125 gene encoding amino acid transporter AVT6A isoform X1 — translated: MTSESKRNSDERAPLLRKTQHGDEDEARSEKYSGASFYGCVFNLTCTIVGSGIMSLPATLKLLGLIPGVVLIILVSFIIQASVELLLRFSKEGSAVSYGDVMAHAYGRIGKSVLQITIVIYSTGSLIVYMIIIEDVLSGSTSLHGVHHTGILEGWFGEHWWTGRAFVLVAVTVIIFFPLMFFERIDSARYISLISVGLALVFLFVVVGVTVYKLVDGSIERPKWFPNVTDSTSFFKIFTAVPVIVFAYICHYNVHTIQNELGDSSQMQAVVHSSLSLCAVVYVMTGIFGFLLFGESTISDLLSNFDTDLGIPYSWLFNDIIRISYAAHVILVFPTIFLPLRLNLDGLLFPTARPLTLDKKRFVLESIGLVFISLVGAIFIPNIWVAFEFSGATLGGLLAFVFPASITLKDPHCIATTKDKIVSVSMIVLAVFANLMAIYSNLSSLLS